A window of Oncorhynchus tshawytscha isolate Ot180627B linkage group LG10, Otsh_v2.0, whole genome shotgun sequence contains these coding sequences:
- the LOC112260004 gene encoding DNA damage-inducible transcript 4-like protein isoform X2, translating to MVATSKLKSKNPEFISELIDRRYDQTCIENELDSWDHSLAEPHLNVEVSEDRMCQQLAKMLENCLSRAKKTTMRCSKVLVPEKLTLRIARDVLRLSSGEPCGLRGCVLYVHLEQEQCCKQLERIVYNADVVPTFELTLVFKQDCSAWPSLRDFLHIGACFTPGFRHALKLSPGFRLIKKKLYSSLAGTVVEEY from the exons ATGGTTGCTACAAGCAAACTGAAGAGTAAAAACCCGGAATTCATATCAGAATTGATTGACCGTAGATACGACCAGACTTGTATTGAAAATG AGCTGGATTCCTGGGACCACTCTTTGGCTGAGCCCCACCTGAATGTGGAGGTGTCGGAGGACAGGATGTGTCAGCAGTTGGCCAAGATGTTAGAGAACTGCCTGTCACGGGCCAAGAAGACGACCATGCGTTGCTCTAAGGTGCTGGTCCCTGAGAAGCTGACTCTGAGGATAGCACGCGATGTACTGCGCCTGTCGTCGGGCGAGCCGTGCGGCCTACGCGGCTGTGTACTCTACGTGCACCTGGAGCAGGAACAGTGCTGTAAGCAGCTGGAGCGCATTGTGTACAATGCAGACGTTGTGCCCACCTTCGAGCTGACGTTGGTGTTCAAGCAGGACTGTAGTGCATGGCCCAGTCTCAGGGACTTCCTACACATTGGTGCCTGTTTCACTCCAGGCTTCAGGCATGCGCTCAAACTCAGTCCTGGCTTCCGGCTCATCAAGAAGAAGCTCTACTCATCCTTGGCTGGTACTGTGGTAGAGGAGTACTGA
- the LOC112260004 gene encoding DNA damage-inducible transcript 4-like protein isoform X1, with protein MQITLKKELRVVAMVATSKLKSKNPEFISELIDRRYDQTCIENELDSWDHSLAEPHLNVEVSEDRMCQQLAKMLENCLSRAKKTTMRCSKVLVPEKLTLRIARDVLRLSSGEPCGLRGCVLYVHLEQEQCCKQLERIVYNADVVPTFELTLVFKQDCSAWPSLRDFLHIGACFTPGFRHALKLSPGFRLIKKKLYSSLAGTVVEEY; from the exons ATGCAAAT tacttTAAAAAAGGAACTGAGGGTTGTCGCCATGGTTGCTACAAGCAAACTGAAGAGTAAAAACCCGGAATTCATATCAGAATTGATTGACCGTAGATACGACCAGACTTGTATTGAAAATG AGCTGGATTCCTGGGACCACTCTTTGGCTGAGCCCCACCTGAATGTGGAGGTGTCGGAGGACAGGATGTGTCAGCAGTTGGCCAAGATGTTAGAGAACTGCCTGTCACGGGCCAAGAAGACGACCATGCGTTGCTCTAAGGTGCTGGTCCCTGAGAAGCTGACTCTGAGGATAGCACGCGATGTACTGCGCCTGTCGTCGGGCGAGCCGTGCGGCCTACGCGGCTGTGTACTCTACGTGCACCTGGAGCAGGAACAGTGCTGTAAGCAGCTGGAGCGCATTGTGTACAATGCAGACGTTGTGCCCACCTTCGAGCTGACGTTGGTGTTCAAGCAGGACTGTAGTGCATGGCCCAGTCTCAGGGACTTCCTACACATTGGTGCCTGTTTCACTCCAGGCTTCAGGCATGCGCTCAAACTCAGTCCTGGCTTCCGGCTCATCAAGAAGAAGCTCTACTCATCCTTGGCTGGTACTGTGGTAGAGGAGTACTGA